One genomic segment of Patescibacteria group bacterium includes these proteins:
- a CDS encoding LCP family protein encodes MWPKFKRKISQFLSWAKLPFLFLLIFLGFLFLTYLKPNLKPSFWWSVVFQNPVKQTGGTTNLLILGVSGGSHAGSDLTDTMILTSFNSPKEKTILVSLPRDIWSPTLAAKINSAYHYGQEKGPGEGLNLAKTTTEEITGLPVHYVAKIDLAGVKEIVDLLGGVEVNIDRSFDDYKFPIEGKENDLCNGDKEYKCRYQKVHFDAGRQILTGEQALKYLRSRHAEGDEGTDFARSQRQQKILLALKDKIFSLTFLPKSREFLKVLGKIIETDIPQEDLPYLGKLILKTNFHTAKSLNLEDFLINPPLWQYGQWVLTPKTEDFRDIHQYLREQILN; translated from the coding sequence ATGTGGCCCAAATTTAAAAGAAAAATCAGTCAATTCTTAAGTTGGGCGAAACTTCCCTTCCTTTTTTTACTGATTTTTTTGGGCTTTCTTTTCTTGACTTATCTTAAACCCAACTTAAAACCTTCATTTTGGTGGTCGGTTGTTTTCCAAAATCCCGTAAAACAAACAGGGGGAACAACAAATCTTCTGATTCTTGGCGTTTCCGGAGGGAGTCATGCCGGTTCGGATTTAACCGACACGATGATTCTTACGAGCTTCAATTCCCCAAAAGAAAAAACGATTTTGGTTTCCTTACCCCGGGATATTTGGTCACCGACACTGGCAGCCAAAATTAATTCGGCCTATCATTATGGGCAGGAAAAAGGTCCGGGAGAAGGTCTTAATTTGGCTAAGACGACAACAGAGGAAATTACCGGCTTACCCGTTCATTACGTTGCCAAAATTGATTTGGCCGGCGTTAAGGAAATCGTGGATTTACTGGGAGGAGTGGAGGTTAATATTGACAGAAGTTTTGATGATTATAAGTTTCCGATTGAGGGCAAAGAAAACGATCTCTGTAATGGTGACAAGGAATATAAATGCCGCTACCAAAAGGTTCATTTTGATGCGGGCCGGCAGATTTTAACCGGTGAGCAAGCCCTAAAATATCTTCGTTCGCGCCACGCCGAAGGCGATGAAGGTACGGATTTTGCCAGATCCCAAAGACAACAAAAGATTCTTTTGGCCCTAAAAGATAAAATTTTTTCCTTGACGTTTTTACCAAAAAGCCGGGAATTTTTAAAAGTCTTGGGAAAAATTATCGAGACAGATATTCCCCAAGAAGATTTGCCCTATTTAGGCAAACTCATTTTAAAAACAAATTTCCACACGGCGAAGTCATTAAACCTTGAAGATTTTTTAATAAACCCGCCGCTTTGGCAGTACGGGCAATGGGTTTTAACTCCCAAAACAGAAGACTTTAGGGATATTCATCAATACCTCAGAGAACAAATCCTAAACTAA
- a CDS encoding triose-phosphate isomerase, producing the protein MKKTLIVVNWKSNKIVSEATQWLNEVESSKYQIVGHLEVVLCPPFTLLAGLKLKIENLKLKIVLGAQDVSPFPDGAYTGEISARMLKDLGLEYVIIGHSERRKYFQEDDQLLANKVKEALDVGLTPIFCVQEKMTPVPEGVKIILYEPVGAIETGQADNPESADLVGKFIKQRLDGEVVVLYGGSVTSENVASFCRLENLDGVAIGGASLDANKFIEILKNVAQI; encoded by the coding sequence ATGAAAAAAACTTTGATTGTCGTCAATTGGAAATCTAATAAAATTGTTAGTGAAGCGACCCAATGGTTAAACGAAGTAGAAAGTAGTAAGTATCAAATAGTGGGGCATTTGGAAGTTGTTCTTTGCCCTCCGTTTACCCTCCTTGCTGGCCTAAAATTGAAAATTGAAAATTTAAAATTGAAAATTGTTTTAGGGGCTCAAGACGTTTCGCCTTTCCCTGACGGAGCCTACACCGGAGAAATCTCCGCCAGGATGCTTAAAGACTTGGGTTTAGAATACGTGATAATCGGCCATTCGGAAAGAAGAAAATATTTTCAGGAAGACGACCAGCTTTTAGCCAATAAAGTCAAGGAAGCATTGGATGTTGGTTTAACGCCCATTTTTTGCGTTCAAGAGAAAATGACACCCGTTCCCGAAGGCGTCAAAATTATTCTTTATGAGCCCGTCGGCGCGATTGAGACCGGTCAGGCGGATAACCCCGAAAGTGCAGATTTGGTAGGAAAGTTTATCAAGCAAAGATTAGATGGGGAAGTCGTGGTTCTTTACGGTGGCAGTGTGACTTCGGAAAACGTCGCTTCTTTTTGCCGTTTAGAAAATCTTGACGGGGTGGCTATCGGCGGAGCGTCTTTAGACGCAAATAAATTTATAGAGATTCTTAAAAATGTGGCCCAAATTTAA